The Bombus pyrosoma isolate SC7728 linkage group LG3, ASM1482585v1, whole genome shotgun sequence genome has a segment encoding these proteins:
- the LOC122566303 gene encoding flocculation protein FLO11 isoform X1, whose protein sequence is MLSKYLIIAISLVCVTECATQVYKSQSVETAVVIKPAVVNDDFITQTVYGFLDFTTTIGNTVMVFSPQSAPADGGKEKKSSVSIIQTKPSETKEKAPPAIQPSKTFKTNSEEETKKQAKGTKVVVNSVIEQNVINSEDSGLRTVKNQEPKTQTQVMTKSPVISSQVQVKSKDEAPVVKNNLAEPEYDFLSKQPAEVVDETYKLINLRPSSKPHGKPRPTGRREKENPTGLVTKLGGTIVKDGLTTVHETSVIGTYINGKYAQVLQSSSRILSGAPPVPEGKIRPSSTHRILKTIGPQQGKLKPQLEPTPTTQQEESSLPLEVLFSSPAGSTVRSTRKNSSPNLSRPKFRNKINDDYDGSGEVQQTKPGKNRSSTTSRPSYKNRSPPTTTTEPPVTRRRSSFRPSNQPSLPSKQNNKNKNEQQPVSPNPVPKLKLPRTQGRWSYKTTPKPRIAIRKQIDVEDEQRSISETSTTENPVNIDDSKTTASSVSTSTAAAAVATGQQVNAQRKIQEAVNDDELDPSESEDVASVSVQDQHPEQILPIETVNVEISTAADMSNVYFEIATIKSPYTFQVGTLRNTRYVTVTSTLKKSFSTIDPSSTVSPSEPLTENLLANTAAAYETTLPLDSAVATLPAISLESGQATPPLETLTETFSTTQTLLKTHLLPVIHGGNTTKLTLVQTYNIARVVTAIKTLPPMDIYQFIPSKALNEFNSKLDEAGSELHLELDVGDEDRDDDDIPKRVVAPNSDMDSDLEPFKSISSSKAKSETPSTSIESHLTPDQLALLKYFGQQQPQVITTSRPVVVLDTLYESHVIPVVNNGNTIYSTLSRPVGTVPRTSYEYGTSTIAPVLPPQLPPQLPPQLPLFPQQPQFTVTSAPLVTQTFATVSDSKILKLTFGAKTAYTTLFSSRVVPTEITTYVTSTIPVQPTVPAFPGYYPPPVGYPPFPFVG, encoded by the exons ATGctatcgaaatatttgattattgcCATATCTTTAGTATGCG TTACAGAATGTGCGACCCAAGTTTACAAGAGTCAGTCAGTCGAGACTGCTGTAGTGATCAAACCGGCGGTTGTAAACGATGACTTTATTACACAAACCGTCTATGGATTCTTGGATTTCACTACCACGATCGGAAACACGGTGATGGTGTTCAGCCCACAAAGCGCGCCAGCAG ACgggggaaaagaaaagaaaagcagCGTTTCTATTATTCAAACGAAACCGAGCGAGACGAAGGAAAAAGCGCCTCCTGCTATTCAACCAAGCAAGACGTTTAAGACAAATTccgaggaagaaacgaaaaagcaAGCTAAAGGCACGAAGGTTGTTGTAAATTCAGTGATCGAGCAGAATGTCATTAATTCTGAAGATAGTGGATTACGAACTGTAAAAAATCAG GAACCGAAGACTCAAACACAGGTAATGACAAAAAGTCCCGTGATATCTTCGCAAGTGCAGGTAAAATCAAAGGACGAAGCGCCAGTCGTTAAGAATAATCTTGCGGAACCTGAATACGACTTTCTATCGAAGCAACCTGCAGAAGTAGTCGATGAGACGTACAAG TTAATTAATCTGAGACCCTCTTCGAAACCCCATGGAAAACCAAGACCTACAGGtcgacgagagaaagagaatccAACTGGTCTAGTTACGAAGCTCGGTGGCACTATTGTTAAAGATGGATTGACTACTGTTCACGAAACTAGCGTGATTGGTACTTACATAAACGGAAAATACGCTCAGGTGCTTCAAAGCTCGTCGAGAATTCTCTCCGGCGCTCCGCCAGTTCCTGAAGGAAAAATTCGCCCCTCTAGTACgcatagaatattaaaaactattgGACCGCAGCAAGGAAAGCTAAAACCACAACTTGAACCTACACCAACGACGCAGCAAGAAGAATCATCGTTACCCTTGGAAGTTTTGTTTAGTTCCCCAGCTG GTTCCACAGTAAGGAGCACACGGAAAAACTCAAGCCCAAATTTATCACGACCAAAGTTCCGCAACAAAATTAACGATGATTACGATGGCAGTGGTGAGGTGCAACAAACGAAGCCGGGTAAAAATCGAAGCAGTACCACCTCAAGACCAAGTTATAA AAATCGAAGTCCTCCAACAACAACCACAGAACCACCTGTTACTCGTCGCCGTAGCAGCTTTAGACCAAGTAATCAACCAAGTTTGCCTTCGAAGcagaataataagaataaaaacgAACAACAACCGGTTAGCCCTAATCCTGTGCCGAAGTTGAAATTGCCAAGAACACAAGGGCGTTGGTCTTACAAGACGACTCCTAAACCAAGAATCGCTATTCGAAAACAAATAGATGTCGAGGACGAACAACGTTCGATATCAGAAACCAGCACAACTGAGAATCCGGTGAATATCGACGACAGCAAAACTACCGCATCTTCCGTTTCCACGTCTACGGCGGCGGCTGCTGTTGCGACAGGTCAACAGGTCAATGCTCAGAGAAAAATCCAAGAAGCGGTAAACGATGACGAATTGGATCCGAGCGAAAGCGAGGATGTTGCCAGTGTCAGCGTTCAAGATCAACATCCTGAACAAATTTTACCGATCGAAACGGTCAACGTTGAAATTTCCACAGCTGCTGATATGAGTAACGTGTACTTCGAAATTGCTACTATTAAGTCACCATACACTTTCCag GTTGGAACATTGAGAAATACTCGCTACGTGACGGTAACTTCAACACTGAAGAAATCATTTTCAACGATAGATCCATCCAGCACGGTATCACCATCAGAGCCGTTAACTGAGAATCTCCTAGCAAACACTGCAGCAGCGTATGAAACGACCTTACCATTAGATTCGGCCGTGGCGACTCTGCCAGCTATATCTTTAGAATCTGGCCAAGCGACTCCACCTTTGGAGACTTTGACCGAGACCTTCTCTACTACGCAAACTCTACTCAAAACCCATCTACTTCCGGTAATACACGGTGGTAACACAACCAAACTGACGCTCGTGCAAACGTACAATATCGCACGTGTGGTCACTGCTATAAAGACTTTGCCACCGATGGATATATATCAGTTTATTCCCAGCAAAGCATTGAATGAGTTTAACTCTAAGCTGGACGAAGCAGGTAGCGAACTTCACCTAGAGTTAGATGTCGGTGACGAAGACAGAGATGACGATGATATTCCAAAAAGGGTAGTGGCTCCAAACAGTGACATGGATTCTGATCTAGAACCTTTCAAATCAATTTCATCTTCGAAAGCAAAATCAGAAACTCCGAGCACTTCCATCGAATCGCACTTGACTCCCGATCAACTGGCcctgttgaaatatttcggtCAACAGCAGCCACAGGTGATCACCACTTCACGACCGGTCGTCGTTCTCGACACGCTTTACGAGTCCCACGTGATCCCGGTAGTGAACAACGGCAATACGATTTATTCGACGTTATCCAGGCCAGTTGGCACTGTGCCACGAACATCTTATGAATACGGAACGTCCACGATTGCACCGGTTCTGCCACCGCAATTACCACCGCAACTGCCACCACAATTGCCGCTATTTCCACAGCAACCGCAGTTCACGGTGACAAGCGCTCCTCTGGTCACGCAAACGTTCGCGACGGTGTCCGATTCGAAAATTCTGAAGCTGACATTTGGAGCGAAAACGGCGTACACCACGTTGTTCTCGAGCAGGGTAGTGCCAACCGAGATTACCACTTATGTTACGAGCACCATACCCGTGCAACCGACAGTCCCAGCCTTCCCAGGTTATTATCCTCCGCCTGTTGGCTACCCGCCTTTCCCATTTGTAGGATAA
- the LOC122566303 gene encoding flocculation protein FLO11 isoform X2: MMQIALHVEELWDEGETRPDQNLEPKTQTQVMTKSPVISSQVQVKSKDEAPVVKNNLAEPEYDFLSKQPAEVVDETYKLINLRPSSKPHGKPRPTGRREKENPTGLVTKLGGTIVKDGLTTVHETSVIGTYINGKYAQVLQSSSRILSGAPPVPEGKIRPSSTHRILKTIGPQQGKLKPQLEPTPTTQQEESSLPLEVLFSSPAGSTVRSTRKNSSPNLSRPKFRNKINDDYDGSGEVQQTKPGKNRSSTTSRPSYKNRSPPTTTTEPPVTRRRSSFRPSNQPSLPSKQNNKNKNEQQPVSPNPVPKLKLPRTQGRWSYKTTPKPRIAIRKQIDVEDEQRSISETSTTENPVNIDDSKTTASSVSTSTAAAAVATGQQVNAQRKIQEAVNDDELDPSESEDVASVSVQDQHPEQILPIETVNVEISTAADMSNVYFEIATIKSPYTFQVGTLRNTRYVTVTSTLKKSFSTIDPSSTVSPSEPLTENLLANTAAAYETTLPLDSAVATLPAISLESGQATPPLETLTETFSTTQTLLKTHLLPVIHGGNTTKLTLVQTYNIARVVTAIKTLPPMDIYQFIPSKALNEFNSKLDEAGSELHLELDVGDEDRDDDDIPKRVVAPNSDMDSDLEPFKSISSSKAKSETPSTSIESHLTPDQLALLKYFGQQQPQVITTSRPVVVLDTLYESHVIPVVNNGNTIYSTLSRPVGTVPRTSYEYGTSTIAPVLPPQLPPQLPPQLPLFPQQPQFTVTSAPLVTQTFATVSDSKILKLTFGAKTAYTTLFSSRVVPTEITTYVTSTIPVQPTVPAFPGYYPPPVGYPPFPFVG; the protein is encoded by the exons ATGATGCAAATCGCACTTCATGTAGAAGAACTTTGGGACGAAGGTGAAACACGTCCAGACCAAAATCTT GAACCGAAGACTCAAACACAGGTAATGACAAAAAGTCCCGTGATATCTTCGCAAGTGCAGGTAAAATCAAAGGACGAAGCGCCAGTCGTTAAGAATAATCTTGCGGAACCTGAATACGACTTTCTATCGAAGCAACCTGCAGAAGTAGTCGATGAGACGTACAAG TTAATTAATCTGAGACCCTCTTCGAAACCCCATGGAAAACCAAGACCTACAGGtcgacgagagaaagagaatccAACTGGTCTAGTTACGAAGCTCGGTGGCACTATTGTTAAAGATGGATTGACTACTGTTCACGAAACTAGCGTGATTGGTACTTACATAAACGGAAAATACGCTCAGGTGCTTCAAAGCTCGTCGAGAATTCTCTCCGGCGCTCCGCCAGTTCCTGAAGGAAAAATTCGCCCCTCTAGTACgcatagaatattaaaaactattgGACCGCAGCAAGGAAAGCTAAAACCACAACTTGAACCTACACCAACGACGCAGCAAGAAGAATCATCGTTACCCTTGGAAGTTTTGTTTAGTTCCCCAGCTG GTTCCACAGTAAGGAGCACACGGAAAAACTCAAGCCCAAATTTATCACGACCAAAGTTCCGCAACAAAATTAACGATGATTACGATGGCAGTGGTGAGGTGCAACAAACGAAGCCGGGTAAAAATCGAAGCAGTACCACCTCAAGACCAAGTTATAA AAATCGAAGTCCTCCAACAACAACCACAGAACCACCTGTTACTCGTCGCCGTAGCAGCTTTAGACCAAGTAATCAACCAAGTTTGCCTTCGAAGcagaataataagaataaaaacgAACAACAACCGGTTAGCCCTAATCCTGTGCCGAAGTTGAAATTGCCAAGAACACAAGGGCGTTGGTCTTACAAGACGACTCCTAAACCAAGAATCGCTATTCGAAAACAAATAGATGTCGAGGACGAACAACGTTCGATATCAGAAACCAGCACAACTGAGAATCCGGTGAATATCGACGACAGCAAAACTACCGCATCTTCCGTTTCCACGTCTACGGCGGCGGCTGCTGTTGCGACAGGTCAACAGGTCAATGCTCAGAGAAAAATCCAAGAAGCGGTAAACGATGACGAATTGGATCCGAGCGAAAGCGAGGATGTTGCCAGTGTCAGCGTTCAAGATCAACATCCTGAACAAATTTTACCGATCGAAACGGTCAACGTTGAAATTTCCACAGCTGCTGATATGAGTAACGTGTACTTCGAAATTGCTACTATTAAGTCACCATACACTTTCCag GTTGGAACATTGAGAAATACTCGCTACGTGACGGTAACTTCAACACTGAAGAAATCATTTTCAACGATAGATCCATCCAGCACGGTATCACCATCAGAGCCGTTAACTGAGAATCTCCTAGCAAACACTGCAGCAGCGTATGAAACGACCTTACCATTAGATTCGGCCGTGGCGACTCTGCCAGCTATATCTTTAGAATCTGGCCAAGCGACTCCACCTTTGGAGACTTTGACCGAGACCTTCTCTACTACGCAAACTCTACTCAAAACCCATCTACTTCCGGTAATACACGGTGGTAACACAACCAAACTGACGCTCGTGCAAACGTACAATATCGCACGTGTGGTCACTGCTATAAAGACTTTGCCACCGATGGATATATATCAGTTTATTCCCAGCAAAGCATTGAATGAGTTTAACTCTAAGCTGGACGAAGCAGGTAGCGAACTTCACCTAGAGTTAGATGTCGGTGACGAAGACAGAGATGACGATGATATTCCAAAAAGGGTAGTGGCTCCAAACAGTGACATGGATTCTGATCTAGAACCTTTCAAATCAATTTCATCTTCGAAAGCAAAATCAGAAACTCCGAGCACTTCCATCGAATCGCACTTGACTCCCGATCAACTGGCcctgttgaaatatttcggtCAACAGCAGCCACAGGTGATCACCACTTCACGACCGGTCGTCGTTCTCGACACGCTTTACGAGTCCCACGTGATCCCGGTAGTGAACAACGGCAATACGATTTATTCGACGTTATCCAGGCCAGTTGGCACTGTGCCACGAACATCTTATGAATACGGAACGTCCACGATTGCACCGGTTCTGCCACCGCAATTACCACCGCAACTGCCACCACAATTGCCGCTATTTCCACAGCAACCGCAGTTCACGGTGACAAGCGCTCCTCTGGTCACGCAAACGTTCGCGACGGTGTCCGATTCGAAAATTCTGAAGCTGACATTTGGAGCGAAAACGGCGTACACCACGTTGTTCTCGAGCAGGGTAGTGCCAACCGAGATTACCACTTATGTTACGAGCACCATACCCGTGCAACCGACAGTCCCAGCCTTCCCAGGTTATTATCCTCCGCCTGTTGGCTACCCGCCTTTCCCATTTGTAGGATAA
- the LOC122566320 gene encoding tetraspanin-2A, protein MVGKTSVPQLEQRIQCIKFTIFCLNAIIWLLGSSMFGLCMWLRMDPDFQEWVAFLEIYEFYIGIYILLAASIFIVIITFIGCGVALMEHILGLYVYVGLQLLSYVLGLAGTAVLLDYSTYDSNIQPLIRRSMTSLINNYYDQRSTYILQLIQESIGCCGADGPMDYITLRKPLPTECRNTVTGNAFFYGCVEEISWFLEGRSGWLAGLSLGLCMLHIIIAALSLALIRAIKKEEQSVTFKH, encoded by the exons ATGGTTGGTAAAACTTCCGTGCCTCAATTAGAGCAACGAATTCagtgtataaaatttactattttctgCTTGAATGCTATCATATGG cTACTTGGAAGCTCAATGTTTGGATTATGCATGTGGCTAAGGATGGATCCAGATTTCCAGGAGTGGGTTGCGTTCCttgaaatatatgaattttacatCGGCATTTACATCCTACTTGCGGCTTcgatatttatcgtaattattacGTTCATTGGCTGCGGAGTCGCTCTTATGGAACATATCCTTGGTCTCTACGTT TACGTAGGATTGCAATTACTTTCCTACGTTCTTGGCCTGGCAGGGACAGCAGTTCTCCTCGATTATTCCACCTACGACAGTAATATTCAGCCGCTTATACGACGATCCATGACTTCACTCATCAACAATTACTACGATCAAAGATCGACGTACATTCTACAATTAATTCAAGAGAGT atcGGCTGCTGTGGTGCCGATGGCCCGATGGATTATATAACCTTGAGGAAACCATTACCCACTGAATGTAGGAACACGGTTACTGGAAACGCCTTCTTCTACGGATGTGTCGAAGAAATTTCATGGTTTTTAGAGGGCAGATCGGGTTGGCTAGCTGGTCTATCATTGGGTCTATGTATGCTCCAT ATAATAATAGCTGCTCTAAGTCTAGCGCTGATCCGAGCTATTAAGAAGGAAGAACAATCCGTCACATTCAAACATTGA
- the LOC122565666 gene encoding calumenin-like has protein sequence MQEFMLLQILIGFSVLATAIPKPEDEHKSRVINKEPSNEEHYVNSQHNPAYDHEAFLGEEAKTFDQLTPEESTRRLGIIVDKIDKDKDGYVTGEELKDWILYTQQRYIRDDVEHQWKSHNPEQKEKLPWTEYLAMVYGDMDEHEVENHEKSKDNTFSYVALLKKDRRRWAAADLDGDDALTKEEFLAFLHAEEADHMKDIVVIETMEDVDKDGDGKVSLSEYIGDMYDGAEGEEEPEWVKNEKEQFSMYRDKDGDGFLNFEEVKTWIIPADFDHAEAESRHLIFEADMDADQKLTKDEILEKYDIFVGSQATDFGEALARHDEF, from the exons ATGCAAGAATTCATGCTTCTTCAAATTTTGATTGGTTTTTCTGTTTTGGCGACGGCAATTCCGAAGCCGGAAGATGAACATAAATCGCGAGTTATCAATAAG GAACCAAGTAATGAAGAACACTATGTCAATTCTCAACATAATCCTGCCTATGATCACGAGGCTTTCCTAGGAGAAGAAGCAAAAACTTTTGATCAGCTTACTCCTGAAGAAAGTACAAGAAGATTAGGAATAATAGttgataaaatagataaagataaagatgGTTATGTTACTGGAGAAGAACTTAAAGACTGGATATTATATACTCAACAACGCTACATACGAGATGATGTTGAACATCAATGGAAATCTCATAACCCCgaacaaaaagagaaacttcCATGGACAGAATATTTAGCAATGGTTTATGGAGATATGGATGAACATGAAGTagaaaatcatgaaaaatCTAAAGATAATACTTTTTCATATGTTGCTTTGCTTAAGAAAGATCGTAGACGTTGGGCAGCTGCAGACCTAGATGGTGATGATGCTCttacgaaagaagaatttcttgCTTTCCTTCATGCAGAAGAGGCAGATCATATGAAAGATATTGTAGTGATAGAAACTATGGAAGATGTTGACAAAGATGGAGATGGGAAAGTATCTCTTTCAGAATATATTG GTGATATGTATGATGGTGCAGAAGGTGAAGAAGAACCAGAATgggtaaaaaatgaaaaagaacaattttctatgTATCGGGATAAAGATGGCGATGGTTTCCTAAACTTTGAAGAG gTCAAAACATGGATTATCCCAGCTGACTTTGATCATGCAGAAGCAGAATCTCGGCATCTCATATTTGAGGCAGATATGGATGCAGACCAAAAACTTACTAAAGatgaaatattggaaaaatatgatatttttgttgGTTCTCAAGCAACTGATTTTGGTGAGGCATTGGCCAGACATgacgaattttaa